A portion of the uncultured Bacteroides sp. genome contains these proteins:
- the metA gene encoding homoserine O-succinyltransferase, whose translation MPLNLPDRLPAIEILKEENIFVIDNSRATQQDIRPLRIVVLNLMPLKITTETDIVRLLSNTPLQLEISFMKIKSHTSKNTPIEHMKTFYTDFDEMRSEKYDGLIITGAPVEQMDFEEVSYWSEITEIFDWSRTHVTSTFYICWAAQAGLYHHYGVPKYPLEKKMFGVFEHRPLDLLHSIFRGFDDVFYAPHSRHTEVRKEDITKIPELTLLSESDEAGVYMVMGRGGREFFVTGHSEYSPLTLDMEYRRDIEKGLPINLPKNYYADDDPDKGPVVRWRGHANLLFSNWLNYFVYQETPFNIEDIK comes from the coding sequence ATGCCTTTAAATTTACCCGATAGACTTCCTGCCATAGAGATTCTCAAAGAAGAAAACATCTTTGTGATCGATAACTCGCGTGCCACTCAGCAGGACATACGCCCGTTGCGTATTGTGGTGCTGAACTTGATGCCTTTGAAGATTACAACGGAGACGGACATCGTACGTTTGCTCTCTAACACTCCTCTTCAGCTGGAAATCTCGTTTATGAAGATTAAGAGCCACACGTCCAAAAATACTCCTATCGAACATATGAAGACATTCTATACCGACTTTGACGAGATGCGTTCAGAGAAGTATGACGGTCTGATTATCACCGGTGCTCCTGTGGAACAGATGGACTTTGAAGAGGTGAGTTATTGGAGTGAGATAACAGAGATCTTTGACTGGAGCCGCACGCACGTTACTTCTACTTTTTATATCTGTTGGGCTGCTCAGGCGGGATTGTATCATCATTATGGTGTTCCCAAATATCCACTGGAGAAAAAGATGTTCGGCGTTTTTGAACATCGTCCCCTCGATCTGTTACACTCCATCTTCCGTGGTTTTGATGATGTGTTTTATGCTCCTCACAGCAGACACACGGAAGTACGAAAAGAGGATATCACCAAGATACCGGAGCTAACATTGTTGTCTGAATCGGATGAAGCAGGGGTCTATATGGTAATGGGACGTGGTGGACGTGAGTTCTTTGTTACGGGACACTCGGAATATTCTCCTCTGACATTAGACATGGAGTATCGCCGGGATATTGAGAAAGGCTTGCCCATAAACTTGCCGAAGAATTATTATGCAGATGATGATCCGGATAAAGGGCCGGTGGTTCGTTGGCGTGGACATGCCAATCTGTTATTCTCTAACTGGCTGAACTACTTTGTCTATCAAGAAACACCATTTAATATTGAGGACATCAAATGA
- a CDS encoding U32 family peptidase, whose amino-acid sequence MINSRKIELLAPAKNLECGIEAINHGADAVYIGAPKFGARSAAGNSMEDIAALVEHAHLYNARIYVAVNTILKEEELAETEEMIEELYRIGVDALIVQDMGILRMKLPPIPLHASTQTDNRTPEKVAFLAETGFTQVVLARELSLAEIRGIHEACPSVALEAFVHGALCVSYSGQCYVSQACFGRSANRGQCAQFCRLPFNLVDADGKVIVKDKHLLSLKDLNQSEELESLLDAGVTSLKIEGRLKDVSYVKNVTAAYRQKLDAIFARRIEYVRASSGTCRYEFIPQLDKSFSRGFTNYYLHGRSDDVCSFDTPKSLGEEMGVVKEIRGNYLTVAGVKSFNNGDGVCYLDEQERLQGFRINRVDGNKLYLQEMPKIKPRTKLYRNFDQEFERLLSRESAKRKISVEVLLAEDNPGFSLTLTDEDGNSVSLTLQREKELARTPQEKNLKEQLAKLGNTPFEAIRVDVDFSDNWFLPVSALADLRRTAVEKLLATRKTAYQHESVTLKPTTHLYPQSQLTYLGNVMNPMAASFYHDHGVKEVAPAYEQQSVEDAVLMFSKHCLRYSMGWCPTHQKGTSPYKEPYYLVSTDGKRFRLSFDCKNCQMKVSGV is encoded by the coding sequence ATGATAAATTCCCGAAAAATAGAATTACTGGCTCCGGCGAAGAACCTGGAGTGTGGCATAGAAGCCATAAACCATGGGGCGGATGCGGTTTATATCGGTGCGCCTAAGTTTGGTGCACGCTCGGCTGCCGGCAATTCTATGGAAGATATAGCTGCTCTTGTGGAACATGCTCATCTGTATAACGCTCGTATTTATGTTGCCGTGAACACCATCTTGAAAGAAGAGGAGTTGGCGGAAACAGAAGAGATGATAGAGGAACTATATCGAATAGGAGTGGATGCTTTGATTGTACAAGACATGGGCATCCTGCGTATGAAACTTCCACCTATACCGTTGCACGCCAGCACGCAGACTGATAATCGTACGCCGGAAAAGGTGGCTTTCCTTGCTGAAACAGGATTTACTCAAGTGGTGCTTGCCCGTGAACTCTCTTTAGCTGAGATACGGGGTATACATGAAGCCTGCCCTTCGGTGGCACTTGAGGCCTTTGTACACGGAGCTCTTTGTGTGAGTTATAGCGGACAATGTTATGTTAGCCAGGCTTGCTTTGGCCGTAGTGCCAATCGTGGTCAGTGTGCACAGTTTTGTCGTTTACCTTTCAATTTAGTGGATGCTGATGGTAAGGTGATTGTGAAAGATAAGCATCTGCTGTCGTTGAAGGACCTGAATCAGAGTGAAGAATTGGAGAGTTTGCTCGATGCAGGTGTTACTTCCTTGAAGATTGAAGGGCGATTGAAAGATGTGTCGTATGTGAAAAATGTTACGGCTGCCTACCGACAAAAACTGGATGCCATCTTTGCCCGCAGAATAGAATACGTACGTGCCTCGTCGGGAACTTGTCGATATGAGTTTATTCCTCAACTCGATAAAAGTTTTAGCCGAGGCTTCACCAACTATTATCTTCACGGTCGTTCGGATGATGTGTGTTCCTTTGATACACCGAAATCACTTGGCGAGGAGATGGGTGTCGTGAAAGAAATACGAGGCAACTATCTCACGGTAGCCGGGGTGAAGTCATTCAACAATGGCGATGGAGTGTGTTATCTCGATGAGCAAGAACGCTTGCAAGGTTTCCGCATTAACCGTGTAGATGGCAATAAACTCTATCTGCAAGAGATGCCAAAGATAAAACCACGCACCAAACTATATCGTAACTTCGACCAAGAGTTTGAACGTCTGCTCTCACGAGAGTCTGCCAAGCGAAAAATATCGGTTGAAGTCTTACTTGCTGAGGATAATCCGGGCTTCTCTCTTACGCTCACGGATGAAGATGGTAATAGCGTTTCCCTTACTCTTCAGAGAGAAAAGGAGTTAGCACGCACTCCACAAGAAAAGAATCTGAAAGAGCAATTAGCAAAGTTAGGTAACACGCCTTTTGAAGCCATCCGTGTGGATGTTGACTTCTCGGACAACTGGTTCCTTCCTGTGTCTGCACTGGCCGACCTTCGTCGCACGGCGGTAGAAAAGCTTCTTGCTACCCGTAAGACAGCCTATCAGCATGAATCAGTGACCCTAAAACCTACCACGCATCTCTATCCGCAAAGTCAACTTACTTATTTAGGTAATGTGATGAATCCGATGGCTGCTTCTTTCTATCATGATCATGGTGTCAAAGAGGTTGCCCCTGCTTACGAACAACAGTCGGTAGAAGATGCCGTGTTGATGTTTAGTAAACACTGTTTGAGATACAGCATGGGTTGGTGCCCAACTCATCAGAAGGGAACTTCTCCCTACAAGGAGCCTTATTATTTGGTATCGACGGATGGTAAACGCTTCCGCCTTAGTTTTGATTGTAAAAATTGTCAAATGAAAGTGAGCGGAGTATGA